A window of the Hyphomicrobiales bacterium genome harbors these coding sequences:
- a CDS encoding nitrate reductase yields MDLLDFARGPAIQFALVVFALGTLWRLVGVLLLPLRRDFSKPREGAPSSFMGALGTIVGRMWPNKAFISRTLFTTLNSYVFHIGLAIVVFGLAPHILFIKDITGLSWPALPSNVILAVGVITMVSLFAALARRIFHPVGRILSRGDDYISWVMTMLPVLTGLLATTHLGARYETLLAIHILTVAAFFIWFPFGKLMHAFLFVFSRGATGIRFSHRGVKL; encoded by the coding sequence ATGGATCTCCTCGATTTTGCCCGTGGGCCGGCCATCCAGTTTGCCCTCGTCGTTTTCGCACTCGGTACGTTGTGGCGTCTCGTTGGCGTTCTGCTCCTGCCGTTGCGGCGTGACTTCTCCAAGCCGCGCGAGGGCGCACCGTCCTCGTTCATGGGTGCGCTCGGCACCATCGTCGGCCGCATGTGGCCGAACAAGGCCTTCATCAGCCGCACGCTGTTCACCACGCTGAACAGCTACGTGTTCCACATCGGTCTGGCGATCGTGGTGTTCGGGCTCGCCCCGCACATCTTGTTCATCAAGGACATCACCGGCCTGTCATGGCCGGCGCTCCCGAGCAACGTGATCCTCGCCGTCGGTGTCATCACCATGGTGTCGCTGTTCGCGGCGCTGGCGCGGCGCATTTTCCACCCGGTCGGCCGCATCCTGTCGCGCGGTGACGACTACATCAGCTGGGTGATGACCATGCTGCCGGTGCTGACCGGCCTGCTTGCGACCACCCATCTCGGCGCCCGTTACGAGACCCTGCTTGCCATCCACATCCTGACCGTGGCGGCGTTCTTCATCTGGTTCCCGTTCGGCAAGCTGATGCACGCGTTCCTGTTCGTCTTCTCGCGCGGTGCCACCGGCATTCGCTTCAGCCACAGGGGGGTTAAGCTATGA
- a CDS encoding peptidase M52, with protein sequence MPCGKTILVLGLGNRLLSDDAAGPLVIDRLSCSEQIGADVGVVLRDGGTMGLSLLPEIEDCDGFIAVDAASFGAEPGTVRVFEGADVDALLGGTKKTAHEVALGDLLGAAALNGAQPVYRALVAVQPVTTELGLEPTPAVAAAVPAMAEEVETVIRRWRAGAQAAEPNPRERETEVAS encoded by the coding sequence ATGCCGTGCGGGAAAACGATCCTGGTCCTCGGACTGGGCAACCGCCTATTGAGCGATGACGCGGCCGGACCGCTCGTCATCGACCGGTTGAGTTGTTCTGAACAGATCGGCGCGGATGTTGGCGTGGTGTTGCGCGATGGCGGCACCATGGGCCTCAGCCTTCTCCCTGAAATCGAAGATTGCGACGGCTTCATCGCCGTCGATGCGGCGTCCTTCGGCGCTGAGCCCGGCACGGTGCGGGTGTTTGAAGGCGCCGACGTCGATGCGCTGCTCGGCGGCACCAAGAAGACCGCGCACGAAGTGGCGCTCGGCGACCTGCTCGGCGCCGCGGCGCTGAACGGCGCGCAGCCGGTGTATCGCGCATTGGTTGCCGTTCAGCCGGTGACGACCGAACTCGGCCTCGAGCCGACACCTGCCGTCGCCGCCGCCGTTCCCGCCATGGCCGAAGAGGTCGAAACCGTCATTCGCCGCTGGCGCGCGGGCGCCCAAGCGGCCGAACCAAATCCCCGCGAACGCGAGACCGAGGTGGCGTCATGA
- a CDS encoding ATPase, protein MPEARISWIAGPVLHARSKAPFRVGEAVEVGPDRLPGEIIRLEGDEFVAQVYEDTTGLKPGDTVHGTGQALSVPLGPGLLGHIFDGLLRPLARDSMPTVFSFKPEVRVGDDIRGGAVFGRVAGVGVADACMVPPHLDGTVEWIAEEGDHPVEAEVLKLRDKKGDIYGIEFFTLWPVRKARPVAERLPADEPLITGQRILDTLFPVARGGRAAIPGGFGTGKTVLQETLAKWCHADIIVYVGCGERGNEMAEVLHEFPNLTDPRTGRALMERTVIIANASNMPVAAREASIYTAVTVAEYFRDQGLDVALMADSTSRWAEALREVSGRLGELPGEAGYPAYLSSRLAEFYERAARVVSLSGKEGSLTIIGAVSPPGGDFSEPVTSHTKRYISSFWGLDRERAQARFYPAIHPLQSYSMDAGRFSAWWVARGNVEWLRHREKLLVLLEQQANLERMARIVGKDALPAEQQLTLTSAELANEALLRQSAYSQSDRYCSPERQTVMLRLIMRFVSMARDALGRGAKPEEIAALPIYRRLQRMGEDIGEDEIDRFDALWSDMERQLGELGYGTPAAASAVADAEMGGDDAR, encoded by the coding sequence ATGCCTGAAGCCCGTATCAGCTGGATCGCCGGGCCGGTTCTTCATGCCCGCTCGAAGGCGCCATTCCGGGTCGGCGAGGCTGTCGAAGTCGGACCCGACCGTCTGCCCGGCGAGATCATCCGCCTGGAGGGCGACGAGTTCGTCGCGCAGGTCTATGAGGATACGACCGGGCTGAAGCCGGGCGACACGGTGCATGGCACCGGGCAGGCGCTATCGGTGCCGCTCGGTCCGGGCCTGCTCGGCCACATCTTCGACGGCCTGTTGCGTCCGCTTGCCCGCGACTCGATGCCGACAGTGTTCAGCTTCAAGCCGGAAGTGCGCGTTGGCGACGATATCCGCGGCGGCGCGGTCTTTGGCCGTGTGGCCGGCGTCGGCGTCGCCGATGCCTGCATGGTGCCGCCGCATCTCGACGGTACGGTCGAGTGGATCGCCGAGGAGGGCGACCACCCAGTCGAGGCGGAGGTGCTGAAGCTGCGCGACAAGAAGGGCGACATCTACGGCATCGAGTTCTTCACGCTCTGGCCGGTGCGAAAGGCGCGGCCCGTCGCCGAACGGCTGCCCGCCGACGAACCGCTGATCACCGGGCAGCGAATTCTCGACACGCTGTTTCCCGTCGCGCGCGGCGGCCGCGCCGCCATCCCCGGCGGGTTCGGTACCGGCAAGACGGTGCTGCAGGAAACGCTCGCCAAATGGTGCCACGCCGACATCATCGTTTATGTCGGCTGCGGCGAGCGCGGCAACGAAATGGCCGAGGTGCTGCACGAGTTCCCGAACCTCACCGACCCGCGCACCGGCCGCGCGCTGATGGAGCGCACGGTGATCATCGCCAACGCCTCGAACATGCCGGTCGCAGCGCGCGAGGCGAGCATCTACACGGCCGTCACCGTCGCCGAGTATTTTCGCGATCAGGGCCTCGACGTGGCGTTGATGGCCGATTCCACCAGCCGCTGGGCAGAGGCCTTGCGTGAGGTTTCCGGCCGTCTCGGCGAACTGCCCGGCGAGGCCGGTTACCCCGCCTATCTGAGTTCGCGCCTGGCCGAGTTCTACGAGCGTGCCGCCCGCGTCGTCAGCCTCTCGGGCAAGGAAGGCTCGCTCACCATCATCGGTGCCGTGAGCCCGCCGGGTGGCGACTTCTCCGAACCGGTCACCAGCCACACCAAACGATACATCAGCAGCTTCTGGGGGCTCGACCGCGAACGCGCGCAAGCCCGCTTCTATCCCGCCATCCACCCGCTGCAATCCTATTCGATGGACGCCGGCCGCTTCTCCGCCTGGTGGGTCGCGCGCGGCAATGTCGAATGGCTGCGCCACCGCGAAAAGCTGCTCGTGCTGCTCGAACAGCAGGCCAATCTGGAGCGCATGGCACGCATCGTTGGCAAGGATGCTCTGCCCGCCGAACAGCAACTGACGCTGACCTCGGCCGAACTCGCCAACGAGGCGCTGCTGCGCCAGTCGGCCTATTCGCAGTCCGACCGCTACTGCTCGCCCGAACGCCAGACGGTGATGCTGCGCCTCATCATGCGCTTCGTGTCGATGGCGCGCGACGCACTCGGGCGCGGTGCGAAACCCGAAGAGATCGCGGCACTGCCGATCTACCGCCGGCTGCAGCGCATGGGCGAGGATATCGGCGAGGACGAGATCGACCGCTTCGATGCTTTGTGGTCGGACATGGAACGCCAGCTCGGTGAACTCGGATATGGCACGCCGGCTGCCGCGAGCGCTGTGGCGGATGCGGAGATGGGAGGCGACGATGCGCGCTGA
- a CDS encoding hydrogenase expression/formation protein, whose product MTRPIRSGCADGVRTGLAAAILGEIAGHLGRLAEDPSYSDAIDLRSLPMTDADREDLRAALGQGEVGAVVDVGGETRVDESAFAGVWWVEHRGADGRVMAEQIVVARVPDILLAHPADIADAHRRLIATDFQDQAASQAAATPSDPAAKEETHG is encoded by the coding sequence ATGACCCGCCCGATCCGGAGTGGATGCGCCGATGGCGTCAGAACCGGTCTCGCCGCCGCCATTCTCGGCGAGATTGCCGGCCATCTCGGCCGCCTTGCCGAAGACCCGTCCTACTCGGACGCCATCGACCTGCGCAGCCTGCCGATGACCGACGCGGATCGCGAAGATTTGCGCGCAGCGCTCGGGCAGGGCGAGGTCGGCGCTGTCGTCGATGTCGGCGGTGAAACCCGCGTCGACGAGAGCGCCTTCGCCGGCGTCTGGTGGGTCGAACACCGCGGTGCCGACGGCCGCGTCATGGCCGAACAGATCGTCGTCGCGCGTGTGCCCGACATCCTGCTCGCCCATCCCGCCGATATTGCGGATGCGCACCGCAGATTGATCGCTACCGATTTCCAGGACCAGGCTGCGTCGCAGGCAGCCGCCACGCCGTCCGATCCGGCGGCCAAGGAGGAAACACATGGCTGA
- a CDS encoding ATPase, with protein MPMADVQATRSALLGLADERTLMKQGYAFLDEKRMLLATDMLSRLKAHETLAADFEKRFMDAREALKKGVARHGLDGLEVYPAPDTVSFAPETSAGQFLGVRLLDGAAPQLQEPAGAPRPPVDPSPEAADTAAAFAALLPLLFAIAVEVGNLERLAREYKRTERRARSLENVLLPEVEETMRMIEGHLESADQEDAIRTRFIGSPE; from the coding sequence ATGCCGATGGCTGATGTCCAGGCCACCCGCAGCGCGTTGCTCGGTCTTGCCGACGAACGCACCCTGATGAAGCAGGGCTACGCGTTTCTCGACGAGAAGCGCATGCTGCTGGCGACCGATATGCTGTCACGCCTGAAAGCGCACGAAACCCTCGCGGCCGATTTCGAAAAGCGGTTCATGGATGCCCGTGAGGCGCTCAAGAAGGGCGTCGCCCGCCACGGCCTCGACGGGCTCGAAGTCTATCCTGCGCCGGATACCGTGTCCTTTGCCCCCGAGACGAGCGCCGGCCAGTTTCTCGGTGTGCGGCTGCTCGATGGCGCCGCACCTCAGCTGCAGGAGCCGGCCGGAGCGCCGCGCCCTCCGGTCGACCCGTCGCCGGAAGCCGCCGACACCGCAGCGGCCTTCGCCGCGCTGTTACCGCTGCTGTTCGCCATTGCGGTCGAGGTCGGCAATCTCGAGCGGCTCGCGCGCGAGTACAAACGCACCGAGCGCCGCGCCCGCTCGCTCGAAAACGTTCTGCTACCCGAGGTCGAGGAGACCATGCGGATGATCGAGGGGCATCTGGAAAGCGCGGATCAGGAAGACGCCATCCGAACCCGATTCATCGGCTCGCCGGAATAG
- a CDS encoding H+transporting two-sector ATPase C subunit: MKPSRLTILKFLAAGGMAIVVASAGLILALLPAGAEEAAVAASAVDPGVLQWAFISAAVAAGLGTLAAGYAVAVVGSAAVGALTEKPELLGRVLILVGLAEGIAIYGLIVAILILNRAG; the protein is encoded by the coding sequence ATGAAGCCAAGTCGCCTGACCATCCTGAAATTCCTCGCCGCCGGGGGCATGGCCATTGTCGTCGCCTCCGCCGGTCTGATCCTCGCCCTGCTGCCGGCAGGCGCCGAGGAAGCCGCCGTGGCCGCATCCGCTGTCGATCCGGGGGTGTTGCAGTGGGCCTTCATTTCGGCTGCGGTCGCCGCCGGTCTCGGCACCCTTGCAGCGGGCTATGCGGTCGCTGTCGTCGGCAGCGCCGCCGTCGGGGCACTCACCGAGAAGCCCGAACTGCTCGGCCGCGTGCTGATCCTCGTCGGCCTTGCCGAAGGCATCGCGATCTACGGTTTGATCGTCGCCATCCTGATCCTCAACCGGGCCGGCTGA
- a CDS encoding Vacuolar H+transporting two-sector ATPase F subunit: MNPVIVIGDEVTCSGFRLAGVETRVPAPDAIDEAVTSALGEAAFVVLTAPVAVALSDERLAALRVQESPLVVVMPDIRRGDPAAALDALKARVLGVLGVET; this comes from the coding sequence ATGAACCCCGTGATCGTCATCGGCGATGAGGTGACCTGCTCAGGCTTCCGCCTTGCCGGGGTGGAAACGCGCGTGCCCGCGCCCGATGCGATCGACGAGGCCGTCACTTCGGCGCTTGGCGAAGCGGCATTCGTCGTTCTCACTGCGCCGGTCGCGGTCGCGCTCAGCGACGAACGGCTGGCGGCCTTGCGGGTGCAGGAGAGCCCGCTCGTCGTCGTTATGCCGGATATCCGCCGCGGCGATCCTGCAGCCGCGCTTGACGCGCTGAAAGCCCGTGTTCTTGGAGTCCTTGGAGTGGAAACGTGA
- the hypC gene encoding HypC/HybG/HupF family hydrogenase formation chaperone, with protein sequence MCLTIPMRVTEIDGFNARCEAKGSERTASLFMLQDEPVVVGDYVIIEGGYIVRTMSESDAHAAWALFDEILATPGT encoded by the coding sequence ATGTGCCTCACCATTCCCATGCGCGTAACCGAAATCGACGGGTTCAACGCCCGCTGCGAAGCCAAGGGCAGCGAACGCACGGCGAGTCTTTTCATGCTTCAGGATGAGCCGGTTGTGGTCGGTGATTACGTCATTATCGAGGGCGGCTATATCGTCCGGACGATGTCCGAGTCGGATGCCCACGCGGCCTGGGCACTGTTCGACGAAATCCTCGCCACGCCGGGCACCTGA
- a CDS encoding Ni/Fe hydrogenase produces MAERGFSGRKPTGTLGEMLADRGISRRAFLKYSSYLASLMALPPSAATAMAEGLAKSRRQAVIWLSFQECTGCTESLTRSFSPTLEDLIFDFISLDYHHTLQAVSGEAAEEARRASIEENKGKYIVVVDGAVPTRDGGVYSMIAGHTNIAMLEETVEHAMAVVAVGTCATFGGLPLAKPNPTGAVAISDLVKDKPVINIPGCPPIPEAMAGTLAHVLAFGQLPELDHLGRPKSFFGETIHDRCYRRPFYERGLFAKSFDDEGAREGWCLFEVGCKGPITYNACATLKWNAATSFPIQSGHGCLGCSEPEFWDKGGFYKPLSAGVFTAGAAVGAAAVAGAAIGTASALLARKRRESLMKED; encoded by the coding sequence ATGGCTGAGCGAGGCTTTTCCGGGAGAAAACCGACGGGAACCTTGGGGGAGATGCTGGCTGACCGCGGCATTTCCCGCCGCGCGTTCCTGAAATATTCGAGCTACCTCGCCTCGCTGATGGCGCTACCGCCCTCGGCGGCGACCGCGATGGCCGAAGGGCTCGCCAAGTCACGCCGACAGGCGGTGATCTGGCTCTCGTTCCAGGAGTGCACCGGCTGCACCGAGTCGCTGACCCGCTCGTTCAGCCCGACGCTCGAGGATCTGATCTTCGATTTCATCTCGCTGGACTACCACCACACCCTGCAGGCGGTGTCGGGCGAGGCGGCGGAAGAAGCCCGCCGCGCCTCGATCGAGGAGAACAAGGGCAAGTACATCGTCGTGGTCGACGGCGCGGTACCGACCCGCGATGGCGGCGTCTATTCGATGATTGCCGGTCATACCAACATCGCCATGCTGGAAGAGACCGTCGAGCACGCCATGGCCGTCGTTGCCGTCGGCACCTGCGCGACCTTCGGTGGCCTTCCGCTTGCCAAGCCGAACCCGACCGGCGCGGTGGCGATCTCCGATCTGGTCAAGGACAAGCCGGTGATCAACATTCCGGGCTGTCCGCCGATCCCCGAAGCCATGGCCGGCACGCTCGCCCATGTGCTCGCCTTCGGCCAGCTCCCCGAGCTCGATCATCTCGGCCGGCCGAAATCCTTCTTCGGCGAGACCATTCACGACCGCTGCTATCGTCGGCCGTTCTACGAACGCGGCCTGTTCGCCAAGAGCTTCGATGACGAGGGCGCCCGCGAAGGCTGGTGCCTGTTCGAAGTCGGCTGCAAGGGGCCGATCACCTACAACGCCTGCGCCACGCTCAAGTGGAATGCCGCGACCTCGTTCCCGATCCAGTCGGGCCATGGCTGCCTCGGCTGCTCCGAGCCCGAGTTCTGGGACAAGGGCGGCTTCTACAAGCCGCTGTCGGCAGGCGTCTTCACCGCCGGCGCCGCCGTCGGCGCGGCTGCCGTTGCCGGCGCCGCGATCGGTACGGCCTCCGCGCTCCTGGCGCGCAAGCGCCGCGAATCCCTGATGAAGGAGGACTGA
- a CDS encoding V-type ATP synthase subunit B (produces ATP from ADP in the presence of a proton gradient across the membrane; the B subunit is part of the catalytic core of the ATP synthase complex), producing MRAEVSVSGAVERIDGPLLFLRRTIEATLGEAVEVLIDDEPPRIGRVTGLDDDTVIIEVLESTRGLGLDAVRVRFRGEPLRFGVGPGLLGRVFNGVGQPVNGGPPVPAREFRRVDARAMNPVSRALPRDFIETGISAIDLMNSLIRGHKLPIFSSGGLSHDKLAIEIARHARLRGGSQSDFAIVFVGIGVSYDSADAFRRAMELSGALGHTVMFLNRASEPSPQRLLTPRYALTAAEYLAFDEGRHVLVIMTDMTNYCEALREVSASHGEVPSRKGYPGYMYSDLATIYERAGSAQGAEGTVTQLPILTMPADDISHPIPDLTGYITEGQIVLDRGLDHKGIEPPINVLPSLSRLADQGIGEGFTDPDHPALSHQLFAAYAKAIRVRVLASVVGRDGLTEGDRGYLVFADRFEAEFVAQSGPRLLEESMAVGWNLLRDLPVADLTRLSDEQIARHLTTAGPGGAPAAEVLDEDEEVDADG from the coding sequence ATGCGCGCTGAGGTAAGCGTTTCGGGTGCCGTCGAGCGGATCGACGGACCGCTGCTGTTCCTTCGCCGCACCATCGAGGCGACGCTCGGCGAGGCCGTTGAGGTGCTCATCGACGACGAGCCGCCGCGCATCGGCCGCGTCACCGGCCTCGACGACGACACGGTGATCATCGAGGTGCTGGAATCGACCCGCGGTCTCGGCCTCGATGCCGTGCGGGTCCGCTTCCGCGGCGAGCCGCTGCGCTTCGGTGTCGGGCCGGGTCTGCTCGGCCGCGTGTTCAACGGCGTTGGCCAGCCGGTCAATGGCGGCCCGCCGGTACCGGCACGCGAGTTCCGCCGCGTCGATGCGCGGGCCATGAACCCGGTGTCGCGCGCGCTGCCGCGTGACTTCATCGAGACCGGCATCTCCGCCATCGATCTGATGAACAGCCTGATCCGCGGCCATAAGCTGCCGATCTTCTCCTCCGGCGGCCTGTCGCATGACAAGCTGGCGATCGAGATCGCCCGCCACGCCCGCCTGCGCGGCGGCAGCCAGTCCGATTTCGCCATCGTCTTCGTCGGTATCGGTGTGTCCTACGATTCCGCCGACGCTTTCCGCCGGGCGATGGAACTGTCCGGCGCGCTCGGCCACACGGTGATGTTCCTCAACCGGGCGAGCGAACCGAGCCCGCAGCGCCTGCTGACGCCGCGCTACGCGCTGACGGCGGCGGAATACCTCGCCTTCGACGAGGGCCGCCATGTGCTCGTCATCATGACCGACATGACCAACTACTGCGAGGCGTTGCGCGAGGTCTCGGCAAGCCACGGCGAGGTGCCCTCGCGCAAGGGCTATCCGGGCTACATGTATTCCGATCTGGCGACCATCTACGAGCGTGCCGGCAGCGCCCAAGGGGCGGAAGGGACGGTGACGCAATTGCCGATCCTGACCATGCCGGCCGACGACATCAGCCACCCGATCCCGGATCTCACCGGCTACATCACCGAGGGCCAGATCGTTCTCGACCGCGGCCTCGATCACAAGGGTATCGAACCGCCGATCAACGTGCTGCCGAGCCTGTCGCGGCTGGCCGATCAGGGCATCGGCGAAGGCTTCACCGACCCCGATCATCCCGCGCTCAGCCATCAGCTCTTTGCCGCCTATGCCAAGGCCATACGTGTGCGCGTGCTGGCAAGCGTCGTCGGCCGCGACGGCCTCACCGAAGGCGATCGCGGCTATCTCGTCTTTGCCGACCGCTTCGAGGCCGAGTTCGTCGCCCAGTCGGGCCCGCGCCTGCTTGAAGAAAGCATGGCCGTCGGCTGGAACCTGTTGCGCGATCTTCCGGTTGCCGATCTGACCCGGCTGAGCGACGAGCAGATCGCCCGCCACCTGACGACGGCAGGACCGGGCGGGGCGCCCGCTGCCGAAGTGCTTGACGAGGACGAGGAGGTGGATGCCGATGGCTGA